One region of Syntrophobacter fumaroxidans MPOB genomic DNA includes:
- the yjgA gene encoding ribosome biogenesis factor YjgA, translating into MEPKSKSQIKREMLALQSLGEQLVKLGQDRLNRMDLDPDLREAVLHAGTLGKGEALRRQMQYIGVLMRDIDPEPIREALEAIAHGRGHDARLFQKLERWREELIEGNEETLAQILAEHPRADGKMLRRFALNARREREAKAPPKSSRALFRTLRALSLEGS; encoded by the coding sequence ATGGAACCGAAAAGCAAATCGCAGATCAAACGGGAAATGCTGGCCCTGCAGTCTCTCGGAGAACAGCTGGTCAAGCTGGGACAGGACCGGCTCAACCGGATGGACCTCGACCCGGACCTCCGCGAAGCCGTGCTCCATGCCGGGACGCTCGGCAAAGGCGAGGCACTCCGCCGCCAGATGCAATACATCGGCGTGCTCATGCGCGACATCGATCCGGAACCGATCCGGGAGGCCCTCGAGGCCATCGCTCACGGCCGCGGACATGATGCGCGGCTCTTTCAGAAGCTCGAACGGTGGCGGGAGGAGTTGATCGAGGGCAACGAGGAGACACTGGCGCAGATCCTGGCCGAGCATCCGCGAGCGGACGGGAAAATGTTGCGCCGGTTCGCGCTCAACGCCCGCAGGGAACGGGAAGCAAAAGCTCCCCCCAAGTCTTCCCGGGCATTGTTTCGCACCCTGAGAGCGCTTTCGCTCGAGGGCTCCTGA
- a CDS encoding CBS and ACT domain-containing protein: MYVGWYMKTKLLTITPETSVFKAREMMDNHRISHLPVTDGKAHLVGLVTDRDLRQVWASPATTLSVHELTYVLQKLTVANVMTRNVVTATPDMHIERAALIIHDKKFGALPVVKDDRLVGIITVTDLMQVVLTALGLSDNTKRLSLLAVDRIGLLAEVCNYMAQAGINISSVLFVPLVAHPDVWQVILRVNTDVYDKAVSILTEAGYKVITQYVEDLTAYLPR, translated from the coding sequence ATGTACGTCGGCTGGTATATGAAGACCAAGCTGCTGACCATAACCCCGGAAACCTCCGTGTTCAAGGCCCGGGAAATGATGGACAACCACCGTATCTCGCATCTGCCGGTCACCGACGGCAAGGCGCACCTGGTGGGCCTCGTGACGGACCGGGATCTCCGGCAGGTCTGGGCTTCTCCGGCCACCACGCTGAGCGTGCACGAGCTCACCTACGTGCTGCAGAAACTGACCGTGGCCAACGTCATGACGCGCAATGTCGTAACCGCCACTCCCGACATGCACATCGAGCGGGCCGCGCTCATCATCCACGACAAGAAGTTCGGAGCCCTCCCGGTGGTCAAGGACGACAGGCTGGTGGGGATCATCACGGTCACGGACCTGATGCAGGTGGTGCTGACCGCTCTCGGGTTGAGCGACAACACCAAGCGGCTGTCGCTGCTGGCGGTCGATCGCATCGGGCTCCTGGCCGAGGTCTGCAATTACATGGCGCAGGCGGGAATCAACATCAGCAGCGTGCTGTTCGTCCCCCTCGTCGCCCATCCCGATGTCTGGCAGGTCATCCTGCGGGTGAACACGGATGTCTACGATAAGGCCGTGTCCATCCTCACCGAGGCGGGGTACAAGGTGATCACCCAGTACGTTGAGGATCTCACTGCCTACCTGCCGCGCTGA
- the recD2 gene encoding SF1B family DNA helicase RecD2 translates to MAEQIRGLVERLTYSAEENGYSVLKVKIPGRRELVTVVGNFVSVTPGEVLLMEGSWTVHSRFGEQFQVERYETTMPSTEVGIRKYLGSGLIRGIGAKMADRIVDRFGVDTLEVIENEPERLREVEGIGAYRLDRIRKAWEEQRDIRDVMVFLRTHGVNAAYAARIFKHYGKSSLEAVKENPYRLAMDVSGIGFLTADRIAQSLGFTADSPLRAEAGVLFVLHRSSEEGHVCVPHEWLVEQCRELLQIPSEVLRDAVSRLTADRRLVQESLPPQAATRFGEDRAVTLRGYHVAETEVARRLTQLQTYRPFRRGVDPEAAVKWLKNKLPFKPAPLQEEAVKRALTDKVVVITGGPGTGKTTLVRAILAVFREMHARICLAAPTGRAAKRLSETTRYSAGTIHRLLEYSPQAGGFVRNELKPLPADLVIVDETSMLDLLLMHYLLKAVPPQATLVLVGDADQLPSVGPGNVLKDIIDSGRFPVVRLDEVFRQARQSRIVVNAHLVRQGKFPQMENEREGLQDFYFIAKEDPEEVCRVILKLCTERIPQRFGLDPVEDIQVLSPMHRGAVGAQRLNTALQEALNPETRFVQRGDRTFRLHDKVMQVRNNYDKDVFNGDLGRIAKIDFEEQLVEVDIDGRRVPYDFSELDELVLAYAVSIHKAQGSEYPAVVFPLLTQHFMMLRRNLLYTAITRARKLVVVVGSRKALAIAVRNNDTDRRFTLLRERLEGVVFTSPE, encoded by the coding sequence ATGGCGGAACAAATCAGAGGCTTGGTGGAACGCCTCACCTACAGCGCGGAGGAGAACGGGTACAGCGTCCTCAAGGTCAAAATCCCGGGCAGGCGGGAACTCGTGACGGTAGTGGGGAATTTCGTGTCGGTGACCCCCGGCGAGGTGCTCCTCATGGAAGGTTCCTGGACGGTGCATTCCCGTTTCGGGGAGCAGTTCCAGGTGGAGCGCTACGAGACGACGATGCCGTCCACCGAGGTGGGCATCCGCAAGTACCTGGGATCCGGACTGATCCGGGGTATCGGGGCCAAGATGGCGGACCGCATCGTGGACCGTTTCGGGGTGGATACCCTGGAAGTGATCGAAAACGAACCCGAACGGCTGCGGGAGGTCGAGGGGATCGGGGCGTACCGGCTGGACCGGATCCGCAAGGCGTGGGAGGAACAGAGGGACATCCGCGACGTGATGGTTTTTCTTCGGACTCACGGCGTCAACGCGGCGTATGCGGCCCGCATTTTCAAGCACTATGGCAAGAGCTCCCTGGAAGCGGTCAAGGAGAATCCCTACCGGCTGGCCATGGACGTATCGGGGATCGGCTTCCTCACCGCGGACCGGATCGCGCAGAGCCTGGGTTTTACGGCGGACTCCCCGCTGCGGGCCGAGGCGGGCGTCCTGTTCGTGCTCCACCGCAGCTCGGAGGAGGGGCACGTGTGCGTTCCGCACGAATGGCTGGTCGAACAATGCCGGGAGTTGCTCCAGATTCCGTCCGAGGTGCTCCGGGACGCCGTGTCCCGGCTGACGGCCGACCGGAGGCTGGTCCAGGAGTCCCTGCCGCCTCAAGCCGCAACCCGTTTCGGTGAGGATCGGGCCGTCACCCTGCGGGGCTACCACGTGGCGGAAACCGAAGTGGCCCGGCGGCTCACCCAGCTGCAGACGTACCGGCCGTTCCGGCGCGGGGTGGACCCGGAGGCGGCGGTCAAATGGCTGAAGAACAAACTGCCCTTCAAGCCGGCTCCGCTGCAGGAAGAGGCGGTGAAGCGCGCCTTGACCGACAAGGTCGTGGTGATCACGGGCGGCCCCGGCACCGGGAAGACGACCCTGGTCCGGGCGATTCTCGCCGTCTTCAGGGAAATGCACGCGCGGATATGCCTGGCCGCGCCGACGGGGAGGGCGGCCAAGCGGTTGAGCGAAACCACCCGGTACTCCGCCGGGACGATTCACCGGCTGCTCGAATACAGCCCTCAGGCCGGCGGTTTCGTCCGCAACGAGCTCAAACCCCTCCCGGCGGATCTCGTCATCGTCGACGAGACCTCCATGCTCGACCTTCTGCTCATGCATTACCTGCTCAAGGCGGTGCCGCCCCAGGCGACCCTGGTGCTGGTGGGCGACGCGGACCAGTTGCCTTCGGTGGGGCCGGGGAACGTGCTCAAGGACATCATCGATTCGGGGCGATTTCCCGTGGTGAGACTCGACGAAGTCTTCCGCCAGGCCAGGCAGAGCCGCATCGTGGTCAACGCGCACCTGGTGCGGCAGGGGAAGTTCCCGCAAATGGAGAACGAGCGGGAGGGCCTGCAGGACTTTTACTTCATTGCAAAGGAAGACCCCGAGGAAGTGTGCCGCGTGATCCTCAAACTGTGCACGGAACGCATACCGCAGCGGTTCGGTCTCGACCCGGTGGAGGACATCCAGGTGCTCAGCCCCATGCACCGGGGGGCCGTCGGCGCCCAGCGGCTCAACACCGCGCTCCAGGAGGCGCTCAACCCCGAAACCCGCTTCGTGCAGCGGGGAGACCGGACCTTTCGGCTGCACGACAAGGTCATGCAGGTCCGCAACAACTACGACAAGGACGTCTTCAACGGGGACCTCGGGCGCATCGCGAAGATCGACTTCGAAGAGCAGCTGGTGGAGGTGGATATCGACGGCCGGCGGGTCCCATATGACTTTTCGGAGCTCGACGAACTGGTTCTCGCCTATGCGGTCAGCATCCACAAGGCGCAGGGCAGCGAATACCCGGCCGTTGTCTTCCCGCTGCTCACCCAGCATTTCATGATGCTTCGGCGCAATCTCCTCTACACCGCCATCACCCGCGCCCGCAAGCTCGTGGTTGTCGTGGGGAGCAGGAAGGCCCTCGCCATCGCCGTTCGGAACAACGACACCGACCGGAGGTTCACGCTGCTGCGCGAACGTTTGGAAGGGGTCGTTTTCACGAGCCCGGAGTGA
- a CDS encoding PAS domain-containing protein translates to MILRGLLETDSFVGGILNAMPLPVFVVDDDMGIIAYNQSASQLLGSDPETVIRRRTGELLHCVHSYETQEGCGRAPLCRDCILRNAVGECLREGKAIRRKALMEVAPKSAPARTIDLFVTAAPFKYQAGGYALLVLQDVTELVELRSIVPICSYCKKIRNDAQYWDSVELYIKTHIDVQFSHGICPECFEKVRLDRPEKDP, encoded by the coding sequence GTGATTTTACGGGGATTGCTGGAAACGGACAGCTTTGTCGGGGGTATCCTCAATGCGATGCCTCTGCCGGTGTTCGTCGTCGACGACGACATGGGGATCATCGCCTACAATCAGAGCGCCTCGCAACTGCTGGGCAGCGACCCGGAAACGGTCATCCGCAGACGCACGGGCGAGCTTCTTCACTGCGTCCATTCGTATGAAACCCAAGAAGGATGCGGCAGAGCCCCGCTGTGCAGGGACTGCATCTTGAGGAACGCGGTCGGAGAGTGTCTGCGGGAGGGCAAAGCGATCCGCAGGAAAGCCCTGATGGAGGTGGCGCCGAAAAGCGCCCCCGCCCGGACGATCGACCTCTTCGTCACCGCGGCGCCGTTCAAATACCAGGCGGGCGGATACGCGCTCCTGGTGCTCCAGGACGTCACCGAGCTGGTGGAACTGAGAAGTATCGTTCCCATCTGTTCCTACTGCAAGAAAATCCGCAACGACGCGCAGTACTGGGACAGCGTGGAGCTGTACATCAAGACGCACATCGACGTGCAGTTCTCGCACGGCATTTGCCCGGAGTGTTTCGAGAAGGTCCGTTTGGACCGTCCCGAAAAGGACCCTTGA
- the moaA gene encoding GTP 3',8-cyclase MoaA, translating into MTSPPTDPYQRRIDYLRLSITDRCNLRCTYCMPEGGVPKLAHGDILRYEEILRLARIVTAMGISKIRITGGEPLVRRDVLFLCGSIAGIPQLRSLSITTNGVLLGRLAGGLFQAGIKRINVSLDTLKPGRFASITRQDCFEEVWKGIMAAHEAGFAPIKLNAVVMRGVNDDEIADLARLTFEYPFHMRFIEFMPFKEADYDDRFLSSEDILDRLRSVGELVPVESTDSNGPARHYRFAGAMGKIGIISPISNHFCPTCNRLRVTADGRLRTCLFAREETDLKRALRLGASDEEMMLLIRTAIADKPERHELDSRAFRKCISRPMFAIGG; encoded by the coding sequence ATGACTTCTCCTCCCACCGATCCCTATCAACGCCGCATCGACTATCTGCGGCTCTCCATTACCGACCGCTGCAACCTTCGCTGCACCTATTGCATGCCCGAGGGCGGCGTTCCCAAGCTGGCCCACGGCGACATTCTGCGCTACGAGGAAATCCTGAGGCTGGCCCGGATCGTGACGGCCATGGGGATCTCGAAGATCCGGATCACCGGGGGCGAACCGCTGGTGAGAAGGGACGTGCTCTTCCTGTGCGGTTCAATCGCCGGCATCCCGCAGCTCAGGAGCTTGAGCATCACCACCAACGGGGTGTTGCTGGGCCGCCTGGCGGGAGGGTTGTTCCAGGCGGGCATCAAGCGCATCAACGTCAGCCTGGATACGCTCAAGCCCGGGAGATTCGCGTCCATAACGCGGCAGGACTGTTTCGAGGAAGTCTGGAAGGGGATCATGGCGGCTCATGAAGCCGGGTTTGCGCCCATCAAGCTGAATGCGGTGGTCATGCGGGGGGTCAACGACGACGAAATCGCGGACCTCGCGCGGTTGACGTTCGAATACCCCTTTCACATGCGGTTCATCGAGTTCATGCCCTTCAAGGAAGCCGATTACGACGACCGGTTCCTCTCGTCCGAAGACATCCTCGACCGGTTGAGGAGCGTCGGGGAACTGGTTCCCGTCGAAAGCACCGATTCCAACGGTCCTGCCCGCCACTACCGGTTTGCGGGGGCGATGGGCAAGATCGGGATCATCAGTCCCATTTCGAATCATTTCTGCCCGACCTGCAACCGCTTGCGCGTGACCGCCGACGGACGGCTCCGCACCTGCCTTTTCGCCCGCGAGGAAACCGACCTCAAGCGTGCGTTGCGCCTGGGGGCTTCGGACGAAGAAATGATGCTGCTGATCCGCACGGCCATCGCCGACAAGCCCGAACGGCACGAACTGGACAGCCGGGCTTTCCGCAAGTGTATCAGTCGCCCGATGTTCGCCATCGGGGGATGA
- a CDS encoding LysR family transcriptional regulator yields MELRQLKTFRVVANLLSFNKAAGQLHYAQSSISAQIQILEEELGVQLFDRLGKRVQLTEAGVRLLQYANKILDLVDETNSMVNRVNEPTGSLTIRIPETLGVRRLPAVLREFHSRFPRVRLNFITCALEGLDKDLRKGITDLAFLLAESINAADLDMATLGFEPVVLVAAPDHPLAAKRKVHTRDLTGSTILLSRVDCSYRKVLEQILEQEEVTRFNRFEFSSVEVIKHCVMAGVGISVLPSIAVAEDVARKRMVVLPWSEGGIQVAVLMVWYRERWISPTLQAFMDVTKKVFAQAAEKPSRAVSTRT; encoded by the coding sequence ATGGAGTTGCGACAGCTCAAGACATTCAGGGTCGTGGCGAACCTTTTGAGCTTCAACAAGGCGGCCGGGCAGCTTCATTACGCACAGTCGAGCATTTCGGCCCAGATTCAAATCCTGGAAGAGGAGCTGGGGGTGCAGCTCTTCGACCGCCTGGGCAAGCGGGTGCAGCTGACGGAGGCCGGCGTGCGGTTGCTCCAGTATGCAAACAAGATACTGGACCTGGTGGACGAGACGAACTCAATGGTCAACCGGGTCAACGAGCCCACCGGGTCATTGACGATCCGGATCCCGGAAACGTTGGGCGTGCGCCGGCTGCCGGCCGTGCTCAGGGAATTCCACTCCCGGTTCCCCAGGGTGCGGCTGAACTTCATCACGTGCGCGCTCGAAGGGCTGGACAAGGACCTGCGCAAGGGCATAACCGATCTGGCGTTCCTGCTTGCCGAATCGATAAACGCGGCGGATCTCGACATGGCGACCCTCGGGTTCGAGCCGGTGGTGCTCGTGGCCGCCCCGGATCATCCCCTGGCCGCGAAAAGGAAAGTGCACACGAGGGATTTGACCGGTTCGACCATCCTGCTTTCGAGGGTGGACTGCAGTTACCGGAAGGTCCTGGAACAGATCCTGGAGCAGGAAGAGGTCACGCGGTTCAACCGGTTCGAATTCAGCAGCGTGGAAGTGATCAAGCACTGCGTCATGGCGGGGGTGGGGATATCGGTCCTGCCGTCGATTGCCGTGGCCGAGGATGTGGCCCGCAAGCGGATGGTCGTTCTCCCCTGGTCCGAGGGCGGGATCCAGGTGGCCGTGCTCATGGTCTGGTACCGCGAACGATGGATTTCACCCACCCTGCAGGCGTTCATGGACGTCACGAAAAAGGTGTTCGCGCAGGCGGCCGAAAAACCGTCCCGGGCGGTCAGTACTCGCACTTGA
- a CDS encoding hybrid sensor histidine kinase/response regulator, with the protein MNDTKTTHNDFADTIREEQVRLAMRQLATMQAASFIVALVLCFIVRNQVPLPKILVWLSLILAVVVGRVHLHRRFVKIRDGSFPGKQWTNVYLALALFSGIVWGLSAFLLYPSDNMALMPFFVLVMASLAAATTVSHSSIKLAPAAWAVPAMLFYAARCVMEGGQIGVTIAFLIVVYLFTIVRYSFTHNSAITSAIALKFENLKLLEEVQTVNEKLRRDITDRKRAEVERLEMERRLLHAQKLESLGVMAGGIAHDFNNLLMAIMGNLDLTLLDLPNDCRARTCVEQAYKASRRAGELTSQMLAYSGKGHLRPSPMDLSDEVRKNAQLFRAAIERTITLEVALSSRPATVEADPGQIQQVVMNLITNASEAIGQNPGGIAITTGTMDCDEECLSRSCLDEKPPPGRFAYIEVSDTGCGMDEKTRQRLFDPFFTTKFTGRGLGMSAVMGIVRGHRGAILVESEVGWGTTVRVLFPACEPPVSAAPELPAAAASEPPMMGSVLVVDDEHGIREPCMAHVERLGFHAVGAADGEEALRLFRDNAKEFVCVLLDLTMPRMSGLAAYQELKRIRPDVPVILCSGYGEEDATNRFAGQKLAGFLHKPYTLEELKQSLTRALNAAA; encoded by the coding sequence ATGAACGATACAAAAACGACGCACAACGACTTTGCAGACACCATCCGGGAGGAGCAGGTTCGCCTGGCGATGCGGCAGCTTGCAACGATGCAGGCCGCTTCCTTCATCGTCGCCCTGGTCCTGTGTTTCATCGTCCGCAATCAGGTCCCCTTGCCGAAAATCCTCGTGTGGCTGTCGCTCATCCTGGCGGTTGTCGTCGGCCGGGTACACCTTCATCGTCGATTCGTCAAGATACGGGACGGTTCTTTTCCCGGAAAGCAGTGGACGAACGTTTACCTTGCCCTGGCCCTTTTTTCGGGAATCGTCTGGGGGCTGTCCGCCTTTCTGCTGTATCCGTCCGACAACATGGCGCTGATGCCCTTTTTCGTGCTCGTCATGGCCAGCCTCGCCGCCGCCACCACGGTGTCGCATTCCTCCATCAAGCTCGCCCCCGCCGCATGGGCGGTGCCGGCCATGCTGTTCTACGCCGCGCGGTGCGTCATGGAAGGGGGACAGATCGGAGTCACGATCGCTTTTCTGATCGTCGTCTACCTGTTCACCATCGTTCGCTATTCGTTCACCCACAACAGCGCCATCACTTCGGCCATCGCGCTGAAATTCGAGAACCTCAAGCTTCTCGAGGAGGTGCAGACGGTCAACGAGAAGCTGCGCCGGGACATTACCGACCGCAAACGGGCGGAGGTCGAGCGGCTCGAAATGGAACGACGGCTGCTCCACGCCCAGAAGCTCGAGAGCCTCGGCGTCATGGCCGGCGGCATCGCCCACGACTTCAACAATCTCCTCATGGCCATCATGGGAAACCTGGACCTGACCCTCCTGGACCTCCCCAACGATTGCCGCGCCCGCACCTGCGTCGAGCAGGCCTACAAGGCAAGCCGCCGGGCGGGGGAGCTGACGAGCCAGATGCTGGCCTATTCCGGGAAAGGGCACCTGCGGCCCTCTCCCATGGACCTCAGCGACGAGGTGCGCAAGAACGCGCAGCTCTTCCGCGCCGCCATTGAGCGGACCATCACCCTGGAGGTTGCGCTGAGCTCCCGGCCGGCCACCGTCGAGGCCGATCCGGGCCAGATTCAGCAGGTCGTCATGAACCTCATCACCAACGCCTCCGAAGCCATCGGCCAGAACCCCGGCGGGATCGCCATCACCACGGGGACGATGGATTGCGACGAGGAGTGCCTGAGTCGAAGCTGCCTGGACGAAAAGCCTCCCCCGGGACGCTTCGCCTACATCGAGGTGTCGGATACGGGCTGCGGAATGGACGAGAAGACCCGGCAGCGCCTTTTCGACCCCTTCTTCACCACCAAGTTCACGGGCCGAGGCCTCGGGATGTCCGCGGTTATGGGGATCGTGCGGGGTCACAGGGGGGCCATCCTGGTGGAGAGCGAGGTGGGCTGGGGAACCACTGTCCGGGTGCTGTTCCCCGCCTGCGAACCACCCGTTTCCGCGGCCCCCGAGCTCCCGGCCGCGGCGGCAAGCGAGCCGCCCATGATGGGGTCGGTCCTGGTGGTCGACGACGAACACGGGATTCGCGAGCCGTGCATGGCTCACGTGGAGCGGCTCGGGTTCCATGCCGTGGGAGCCGCGGACGGCGAGGAGGCTTTGCGGCTCTTCCGGGACAACGCAAAGGAATTCGTCTGCGTGCTTCTCGATTTGACCATGCCCCGCATGAGCGGCCTGGCCGCATACCAGGAGTTGAAGCGGATACGGCCGGACGTCCCGGTGATCCTCTGCAGCGGCTACGGCGAAGAGGATGCCACCAATCGCTTCGCCGGGCAGAAACTGGCCGGCTTCCTCCACAAGCCCTATACCCTCGAGGAGCTCAAGCAAAGCCTGACCCGGGCGCTCAACGCGGCCGCCTGA
- the tsaA gene encoding tRNA (N6-threonylcarbamoyladenosine(37)-N6)-methyltransferase TrmO, whose translation MTHALTIEPIGVIRSPLRSAAEAPRQGREARIEGVLEIEERYRDACVGLKPGQNIVILYWMHLGERDRLQVHPRGDRSRPLRGVFSTRSPHRPNPIAIENVEILAVEGTNIAVRGLDAFDGTPLLDVKCEY comes from the coding sequence ATGACGCATGCACTGACGATCGAGCCCATCGGAGTGATTCGAAGCCCCCTCCGGAGTGCCGCCGAAGCACCCCGGCAGGGTCGGGAAGCCCGGATCGAAGGGGTCCTGGAAATCGAGGAACGATACCGGGACGCCTGCGTCGGGCTCAAACCCGGCCAGAACATCGTCATCCTCTACTGGATGCACCTGGGGGAGCGCGACCGGCTCCAGGTTCACCCCCGGGGCGACCGCTCCCGACCGCTTCGGGGAGTTTTTTCCACCCGCAGCCCGCATCGGCCCAACCCGATCGCCATCGAAAACGTCGAAATCCTGGCCGTCGAAGGAACGAACATCGCCGTCCGGGGCCTGGACGCCTTCGACGGCACGCCGCTCCTGGACGTCAAGTGCGAGTACTGA
- a CDS encoding ROK family protein, protein MTEDLVIGIDVGGTNMRSALVDPRGRIVLQSRTATGAWLEGRETARRLIEECRSLRLAASGFGAAVRAAGLGVAGRIDPREGRVVFSPNLPRMNGYPLAAELRTALDLPVVMLNDADCFGIGESRLGAGRSIPNWVGLTLGTGVGGCLVLDNHLWTGDNLGFAGEIGHMIVVPGGRPCACGARGCLEAYASGRALVEGFLEAAATGAPVAGIEQRPLEPAKVAARDVHRLALQGDPLAREVFRRMGWAIGLALSNCFTVLGVRHAVIGGGVSAGWDQFEGALVVSLAEHATMFEAADAVIRRGVLGDDAAPLGAALAAWRQLGHGA, encoded by the coding sequence ATGACCGAGGACCTGGTAATCGGAATTGATGTCGGCGGGACCAACATGCGATCGGCCCTCGTCGATCCCCGGGGACGAATCGTTCTGCAGAGCCGGACGGCGACCGGGGCGTGGCTCGAGGGCCGGGAGACGGCCCGCCGCCTGATCGAGGAATGCCGTTCCCTGCGGCTCGCCGCGTCCGGTTTCGGCGCGGCCGTGCGGGCCGCGGGCCTTGGAGTGGCGGGCAGGATCGATCCTCGTGAAGGACGCGTCGTCTTTTCTCCCAATCTCCCCCGTATGAACGGCTACCCTCTTGCCGCGGAGCTCCGAACGGCGCTGGACCTTCCCGTGGTCATGCTCAACGACGCCGATTGTTTCGGCATCGGTGAAAGCCGGTTGGGCGCGGGCCGATCCATTCCCAACTGGGTCGGTCTGACCCTCGGAACGGGGGTGGGAGGGTGCCTGGTTCTCGACAATCATTTGTGGACCGGGGACAACCTGGGGTTTGCGGGCGAAATCGGGCACATGATCGTCGTCCCCGGCGGACGCCCCTGCGCATGCGGCGCGCGCGGGTGCCTGGAGGCCTACGCGTCGGGTCGGGCCCTGGTCGAAGGGTTCCTGGAAGCGGCCGCGACGGGCGCACCTGTAGCGGGAATTGAACAGAGGCCGCTGGAGCCCGCAAAGGTCGCCGCGCGGGACGTTCACCGGCTGGCGCTGCAGGGAGATCCCCTTGCGCGTGAGGTGTTCCGGCGCATGGGATGGGCCATCGGGCTGGCGTTGAGCAATTGCTTCACGGTGCTGGGCGTGCGGCACGCCGTCATCGGCGGGGGAGTGAGCGCGGGTTGGGACCAGTTCGAAGGGGCGCTCGTGGTGAGTCTTGCCGAGCACGCGACGATGTTCGAAGCCGCGGACGCGGTCATCCGGCGGGGTGTCCTGGGAGATGATGCGGCACCGCTCGGCGCGGCCCTGGCCGCCTGGCGGCAGCTCGGGCATGGAGCCTGA
- a CDS encoding rod shape-determining protein, whose translation MFERLLSYFSKDLAMDLGTANTLIYLRGRGVVLNEPSVVAINQDTHQVIAVGQEARNIIGRHSQRVVTIRPLKDGVIADFEVTAVMIKYFLSKVLKRRQFVRPRLVVAVPTGITSVEKRAVIEAAEQAGARHIHLVEEPMAAAIGTGLPVDQPFGNMIVDIGGGTTEVAVISMFAVAYSESVRVAGDEANEAILRYMQRERQMIISEVLAENIKMKIGTAAPLDQPETLEVTGKEILTGIPRTFTVTDEEIREAIKEPVYAIVEAVKRALEKTPPDLAADIHDKGFWLAGGGALLRGLDRLLSQYTTLKVNIAEDPLTAVARGAGTVIEHLDFHRSVFIN comes from the coding sequence ATGTTTGAACGGCTTTTATCATATTTTTCCAAAGACCTGGCCATGGATCTGGGGACCGCCAACACGCTGATCTATCTCAGGGGCAGGGGTGTCGTCCTGAACGAACCGTCGGTGGTCGCCATCAACCAGGACACCCACCAGGTGATCGCCGTGGGGCAGGAAGCCCGCAACATCATCGGGCGCCACAGCCAGCGCGTGGTCACCATCCGGCCGCTGAAAGACGGTGTCATCGCCGATTTCGAAGTCACCGCGGTGATGATCAAGTATTTTCTGAGCAAGGTGCTCAAACGCCGTCAGTTCGTCCGGCCCCGGCTGGTGGTGGCCGTTCCCACGGGCATCACGTCGGTGGAGAAACGGGCGGTCATCGAAGCGGCCGAACAGGCCGGGGCGCGGCACATCCACCTGGTCGAGGAACCCATGGCCGCGGCGATCGGGACCGGTCTGCCCGTGGACCAGCCGTTCGGCAACATGATCGTGGACATCGGCGGCGGCACCACCGAGGTGGCCGTCATTTCGATGTTCGCGGTGGCTTACAGCGAATCCGTGCGGGTGGCGGGGGACGAAGCCAACGAGGCCATCCTTCGTTATATGCAGCGGGAGCGGCAGATGATCATCAGCGAAGTCCTGGCCGAGAACATCAAGATGAAAATCGGCACGGCGGCGCCCCTGGATCAGCCCGAGACGCTGGAAGTCACCGGCAAGGAAATCCTCACCGGCATTCCCCGCACCTTCACCGTCACCGATGAGGAAATCCGGGAAGCCATCAAGGAACCGGTCTATGCCATCGTGGAAGCGGTGAAGCGCGCCCTGGAAAAAACGCCGCCGGACCTTGCGGCGGACATCCACGACAAGGGATTCTGGCTGGCCGGAGGCGGAGCGCTGCTCCGGGGCCTCGACCGGCTGCTCAGCCAGTACACCACGCTCAAGGTGAACATCGCCGAAGATCCCCTCACCGCGGTCGCGCGCGGTGCCGGCACGGTCATCGAACACCTGGATTTTCACCGGTCCGTGTTCATCAACTAG